A window from Shimia isoporae encodes these proteins:
- a CDS encoding SDR family NAD(P)-dependent oxidoreductase, whose product MTKLTGKTAYVTGAGNGIGRAVALKLASEGANVVVNDLKEGEAQAVVDEITATGGTAIAFAGSVTEDGFAERFIGAGVSEWNAIDIIVNNAGYTWDAQIGHMTDDMFDAMMDVHVKAPFRILRAASGFIKGAAKQEAEEGREVFRKVVNISSIAGTGGNFGQANYSSAKSAVLGLTKTMAKEWGRLKVNVNAVAFGFIETRLTEGTDEKKTIEIDGNTVGIGIPKKMAQGAAAVIPLGRPGTPEEAADGVYLMCCPESNYVSAQVLTVGGGLNGL is encoded by the coding sequence ATGACCAAACTCACCGGAAAAACCGCCTATGTCACCGGCGCAGGCAACGGCATCGGCCGCGCCGTCGCCCTGAAACTCGCCTCCGAAGGCGCCAACGTTGTCGTCAACGACCTCAAAGAGGGCGAAGCCCAAGCCGTCGTTGATGAAATCACCGCCACAGGTGGCACGGCCATCGCCTTCGCGGGCTCCGTCACGGAAGACGGCTTTGCAGAGCGTTTCATCGGTGCCGGCGTTTCGGAATGGAATGCCATCGACATCATCGTCAACAATGCGGGATACACATGGGATGCCCAGATCGGCCACATGACCGACGACATGTTCGACGCGATGATGGACGTGCACGTCAAAGCGCCTTTCCGAATTCTCCGCGCGGCTTCCGGCTTCATCAAGGGGGCCGCCAAACAGGAAGCCGAAGAGGGGCGTGAGGTCTTCCGCAAGGTAGTCAATATCTCTTCCATCGCCGGAACCGGAGGCAATTTCGGACAAGCCAATTATTCCTCCGCAAAATCAGCCGTTCTTGGCCTGACCAAAACCATGGCCAAGGAATGGGGTCGACTGAAGGTCAACGTGAACGCTGTTGCATTTGGCTTCATCGAAACCCGCCTGACCGAAGGCACTGACGAAAAGAAAACCATCGAAATCGACGGCAATACCGTGGGCATCGGCATCCCCAAGAAGATGGCTCAGGGCGCCGCCGCCGTCATCCCGCTCGGTCGTCCCGGCACCCCCGAAGAAGCTGCAGATGGCGTCTACCTGATGTGCTGCCCGGAATCGAATTATGTCTCTGCACAAGTGCTCACCGTCGGCGGCGGCTTGAACGGTCTCTAA
- a CDS encoding MaoC family dehydratase, whose protein sequence is MTVTPQNAKVGDMIPDHKFGPVTRTTLALYAGASGDHNPIHIDLDFAKNAGMPDVFAHGMLSMAQLGRLVSNFAGQDKIRHLDTRFTAITPVGATVDCTGEVTDRREEGGETLLTLKLAAHIDDGTQTLKGEAVIAV, encoded by the coding sequence ATGACCGTGACCCCCCAAAACGCAAAGGTCGGCGATATGATCCCCGATCACAAGTTCGGCCCCGTTACCCGCACAACGCTGGCGCTTTATGCCGGAGCCTCCGGCGATCACAACCCGATCCACATCGATCTGGATTTCGCAAAGAATGCCGGCATGCCCGACGTTTTTGCCCACGGGATGCTGTCAATGGCGCAGCTTGGCCGCCTTGTCAGCAATTTCGCCGGACAGGACAAGATCCGCCACCTCGACACCCGCTTCACAGCCATCACGCCGGTGGGCGCGACGGTGGATTGCACCGGAGAGGTGACCGACAGGCGCGAAGAAGGCGGAGAGACTCTCCTGACGCTGAAACTGGCCGCCCACATCGATGACGGTACACAGACTCTGAAAGGCGAGGCGGTGATTGCCGTCTGA
- a CDS encoding LysR family transcriptional regulator, with the protein MNLTKLRYVVAVDRQSSITAAARVLNVTQSAVTKAVADVEQDLGAALFERHARGVTATASGREFIDRAARILADMDQLVADVDAGRESREQVLRIGVSSSSLEGLMSRAIWALVGAHPEVRVQMRGAPFETALQLFRQGDLDAIVGPARPLLAEAGVRCDPLPPLVAQFYVRRGHPLAGQAVTAEDVASFPLIVPEMTGPYADPIQDLMQKVDGDPARRLHIMEDFTMAAGVIERSEAIGVVVDSYAQSRQFRSRFDVLNYGVREPLPMAVAFRSSGRQGRALGWFRKAVQDYPPTSGAQMP; encoded by the coding sequence ATGAATCTGACCAAATTGCGCTATGTGGTGGCAGTGGATCGACAGTCGTCGATTACTGCTGCGGCAAGGGTTTTGAATGTGACCCAGTCGGCTGTCACCAAAGCCGTCGCCGACGTGGAACAGGATCTGGGTGCGGCGTTGTTTGAGCGCCATGCAAGAGGTGTGACGGCCACGGCGTCAGGGCGGGAATTCATTGACCGGGCGGCACGGATTTTGGCCGACATGGATCAGTTGGTTGCAGATGTGGACGCAGGGCGTGAGAGTCGCGAACAGGTGTTGCGCATCGGTGTGAGCTCCAGTTCGCTTGAAGGGCTTATGAGCCGCGCGATATGGGCGCTGGTGGGCGCCCATCCGGAGGTGCGCGTGCAGATGCGCGGCGCTCCATTTGAAACCGCCTTGCAGCTTTTCCGGCAGGGTGATCTGGATGCGATTGTCGGGCCAGCTCGTCCTCTATTGGCCGAGGCAGGTGTGCGATGTGATCCTTTGCCCCCACTGGTGGCGCAGTTTTATGTGCGCCGCGGGCATCCTCTTGCGGGACAGGCTGTGACGGCGGAGGACGTGGCGAGTTTTCCCCTGATCGTGCCGGAGATGACGGGACCCTATGCTGACCCAATTCAGGATTTGATGCAGAAAGTGGACGGCGATCCGGCGCGGCGGCTTCACATCATGGAGGATTTCACGATGGCCGCGGGAGTGATCGAGCGCAGCGAAGCGATTGGCGTCGTGGTGGACAGTTATGCGCAAAGCCGCCAGTTCCGGTCGCGTTTTGATGTCCTGAATTATGGTGTGCGAGAACCTCTGCCTATGGCTGTGGCTTTTCGCAGCAGCGGTCGGCAAGGGCGTGCGTTGGGGTGGTTCAGGAAAGCCGTGCAGGATTACCCGCCAACTTCAGGTGCTCAAATGCCTTAG
- a CDS encoding FAS1-like dehydratase domain-containing protein has translation MGIFDRSTQGHVTPPVEVTLERGAIAFFAETIGETDPVHLDVEAAQAAGHPDVLAPATYAVVVGTFAGQKAARQGQPDLLTLINGDLRVLLHGTEAYDYHGPMFAGDTVTVQNEVTGFSDPKGGKLEIAHVTTRITHPERGPIVTATRGIIHRLG, from the coding sequence ATGGGTATTTTTGACCGATCCACACAAGGCCATGTCACACCTCCCGTCGAGGTCACACTGGAACGCGGCGCCATCGCCTTCTTTGCTGAAACCATTGGCGAAACCGACCCCGTACATCTGGACGTCGAGGCTGCGCAGGCAGCAGGCCATCCCGACGTTCTGGCACCAGCGACCTACGCTGTCGTTGTCGGTACCTTCGCAGGCCAGAAGGCTGCACGTCAGGGCCAGCCGGACCTGCTGACACTGATCAACGGAGATCTGCGCGTGCTGCTGCACGGTACCGAAGCCTACGACTATCACGGCCCTATGTTCGCAGGTGACACCGTGACCGTGCAAAACGAAGTCACAGGCTTTTCGGACCCCAAAGGCGGCAAACTGGAAATCGCCCATGTGACCACACGCATCACGCATCCCGAACGCGGCCCGATCGTGACGGCGACCCGTGGCATCATCCACAGGCTTGGATAA
- a CDS encoding acyl-CoA dehydrogenase family protein, whose product MPNHMWMSEDHQAFATTVKRFFDEEITPNKDAWTEAGVIPKSLWKKAGALGILGATFPEDHGGLGLSRHFDAVTFLEQTKAGDSGWGVSVHNIAAHYITAFGTEEQKARWLPDLASGHKVAAIAMTEPGTGSDLQAVKTTAIKDGNEYLINGSKTFITNGASADLIVLVAKTDPTAKGRGVSLIIVETEGLEGFAVGRTLKKMGMKRNDTAELSFQDVRVPLTNLLGTDEGQGFVQLMKQLPWERLILGYMALGASQCALEHTLAYVKERKAFGQRIMDFQNTRFKLAEAATKIELLAAFCDQCLAELDEGKLTPEKAAMAKWWGTQTQCEIVDECLQLHGGYGYMSEYPISELYTDARVQKIYGGTNEIMKEVIARSLDID is encoded by the coding sequence ATGCCAAACCACATGTGGATGAGCGAAGATCACCAAGCCTTCGCCACAACCGTCAAACGCTTCTTTGACGAAGAGATTACCCCCAACAAAGACGCATGGACCGAAGCTGGCGTCATCCCCAAGTCCCTGTGGAAGAAGGCCGGCGCACTCGGCATTCTTGGTGCGACTTTCCCCGAAGATCATGGTGGTCTTGGGCTGTCACGCCACTTCGACGCGGTCACCTTTCTGGAACAGACCAAAGCTGGCGACAGCGGTTGGGGCGTTTCCGTGCACAACATCGCCGCGCATTACATCACGGCTTTCGGCACGGAAGAGCAAAAGGCCCGCTGGCTGCCCGATCTGGCATCCGGTCATAAAGTCGCGGCCATCGCCATGACAGAACCGGGCACAGGCTCCGACCTTCAGGCGGTGAAAACCACCGCCATCAAAGACGGCAACGAATATCTGATCAACGGCTCCAAAACCTTCATCACCAACGGCGCCTCCGCCGATCTGATTGTGCTGGTCGCCAAAACCGATCCCACAGCCAAAGGTCGGGGGGTCTCCCTCATCATCGTGGAAACCGAAGGTCTCGAAGGCTTCGCCGTCGGTCGAACGCTCAAGAAAATGGGAATGAAGCGCAACGACACCGCCGAACTGAGCTTTCAGGACGTGCGCGTGCCATTGACCAATCTTCTCGGCACCGACGAAGGACAGGGCTTCGTCCAGTTGATGAAACAACTTCCGTGGGAGCGGCTCATTCTCGGGTACATGGCGCTGGGCGCCTCCCAATGCGCGCTTGAGCACACATTGGCTTATGTCAAAGAACGCAAAGCTTTCGGCCAGCGCATCATGGATTTCCAGAACACCCGCTTCAAACTTGCCGAAGCTGCCACCAAGATCGAACTCCTCGCCGCCTTCTGCGACCAATGCCTCGCCGAACTGGATGAGGGCAAGCTGACCCCCGAGAAAGCCGCCATGGCCAAATGGTGGGGCACCCAAACCCAATGCGAAATCGTGGACGAATGCCTGCAGTTGCATGGTGGATATGGCTACATGTCCGAATACCCGATCAGCGAACTCTATACTGACGCCCGCGTACAGAAAATCTACGGCGGAACGAATGAGATCATGAAAGAGGTGATCGCCAGATCGCTGGACATCGACTGA
- a CDS encoding lipid-transfer protein, with protein sequence MTNQAIVAGVGMIKFAKPGASDSYDAMGAAAIRDALKDAGLTYADVQQAYAGYVYGDSTCGQKALYQVGMTGIPIVNVNNNCSTGSTALFLARQAIEHGVADCVLAVGFEQMQPGALGSHWTDRPTPFDDFDAACDDLVGNSQVPLALRYFGGAGKSHMEKHGTNLNDFAKIRAKASRHAAKNPLALFNQEVTEEQVMSAPVMWEGVMTRLMACPPTCGGAAAILCSEAFAAKHGIDTTVSIKAQSMTTDYASTFEARDMMQVVGYDMTAEAAKQVQEQSGIDIADVDVVELHDCFAHNELITYEGLGLTPEGTAQKFIADGDNTYGGKFVTNPSGGLLSKGHPLGATGLAQCYELTHQLRGTAEARQVEGAKTALQHNLGLGGACVVTLYQAA encoded by the coding sequence ATGACAAACCAAGCCATCGTCGCCGGCGTCGGCATGATCAAATTCGCCAAACCCGGCGCATCTGACAGCTATGACGCGATGGGCGCAGCCGCCATCCGTGACGCGCTCAAGGACGCCGGCTTGACCTATGCCGACGTTCAGCAGGCCTACGCAGGTTACGTATATGGTGACAGCACCTGCGGACAGAAAGCCCTGTATCAGGTGGGTATGACAGGCATTCCCATCGTCAACGTCAATAACAACTGCTCTACTGGATCTACTGCGCTCTTTCTTGCGCGACAGGCCATCGAGCATGGCGTTGCAGACTGCGTGCTCGCTGTCGGCTTTGAACAGATGCAGCCCGGCGCACTCGGCAGCCACTGGACAGACCGCCCAACTCCCTTCGACGATTTTGATGCGGCGTGCGACGACCTTGTCGGCAATTCACAAGTGCCGCTAGCCCTGCGCTACTTTGGCGGTGCCGGAAAGTCGCATATGGAAAAACATGGCACCAATTTGAACGATTTTGCCAAGATCCGCGCCAAAGCTTCCCGGCACGCGGCCAAGAACCCGCTCGCCCTTTTCAATCAGGAAGTGACGGAAGAACAGGTCATGTCTGCACCTGTCATGTGGGAAGGTGTGATGACGCGCCTGATGGCCTGCCCGCCAACTTGCGGCGGCGCGGCGGCGATCCTCTGCTCCGAAGCATTCGCAGCCAAACATGGCATCGACACCACCGTCTCGATAAAGGCCCAATCCATGACCACGGACTATGCCTCCACTTTCGAGGCTCGCGACATGATGCAGGTTGTTGGCTACGACATGACCGCCGAAGCGGCCAAGCAGGTACAGGAGCAATCCGGAATAGATATTGCTGATGTCGATGTTGTCGAACTTCACGACTGTTTTGCCCACAATGAGTTGATCACCTACGAAGGCCTTGGCCTGACACCCGAAGGTACAGCACAGAAATTCATCGCCGACGGCGACAACACCTACGGCGGCAAATTCGTGACCAACCCGTCCGGGGGTCTCCTGTCCAAGGGCCACCCGCTCGGCGCCACCGGCCTTGCCCAGTGTTACGAGCTCACCCACCAACTGCGCGGCACAGCCGAGGCACGTCAGGTCGAAGGCGCAAAAACCGCATTGCAACACAACCTCGGTCTCGGTGGCGCCTGCGTCGTGACCCTCTATCAGGCAGCTTAA